Part of the Caldibacillus debilis DSM 16016 genome, TTTCAAACGGTATTTCGGCGGCGTCGCCGCCGTCCATATCGGCGTCAAACCGGGGGAGCCTGAGAGTACGGATTAAGCTGGGTGGAATTTATGGACTACAAGGAAATTTATACGTTTTTAAACGGGGATTTAAAAAAAATTGAAGATGAGCTGGAGAGGGCCCTCCAAGCGGAAACCCCCGTGCTGAAGGAGGCGTCGCTCCATTATTTGCGCGCGGGAGGGAAACGGATTCGCCCGATTTTTGTTTTGCTGGCCGCCAAGTTCGGGGATTACGATTTCGAGAAGGTGAAACCGGTCGCCGTTTCGTTGGAATTGATCCACATGGCCTCATTGATTCACGATGACGTGATCGACAACGCCGATTTGCGCCGGGGCCGCCCGACGATCAAAGCGAAATGGGGCAACCGGATCGCCATGTACACCGGGGATTTTATCCTGGCCCGTTCCCTGGAACTGATCACGGAAATCGAAGATGCGGAATTTCACCGAATTTTGGCCGACACCCTGGTGGATCTTTCGATCGGGGAAATCGAACAAATCCGCGACAAATATAATTTCGACCAGAACTTGCGGACGTACTTGCGGAGGATCAAGCGGAAAACGGCC contains:
- the hepT gene encoding heptaprenyl diphosphate synthase component II; translation: MDYKEIYTFLNGDLKKIEDELERALQAETPVLKEASLHYLRAGGKRIRPIFVLLAAKFGDYDFEKVKPVAVSLELIHMASLIHDDVIDNADLRRGRPTIKAKWGNRIAMYTGDFILARSLELITEIEDAEFHRILADTLVDLSIGEIEQIRDKYNFDQNLRTYLRRIKRKTALLIAVSCLLGAKVARADEYCQRKLYRYGYFSGMAFQITDDILDFTSTKEKLGKPAGEDLIQGNITLPVLFALRDQSLNREIRKVDGKADPEAFQEIVERIKAAGAVEEAQKVAELYVRKALQALDDLPDNETKPLLREMVLFIGNRKF